The Sparus aurata chromosome 10, fSpaAur1.1, whole genome shotgun sequence genome includes the window AGCCCCTCCCCACCGACATCTCGCCCAATCAAAGAACGTCTCTTGGTGGGGAGGCTCCACCGCCACCGCCTCCACCCTTGCCCTCTGGGCTGAGCAGCACCCCTTCCCAAAGAATCACTGGACCTAAACCACTACAGGTGAATGACATTATATTCCCAGATACTGTTATTTTTCATCAGAACTAAGTGAAACAGATCTGTGGCAACATAAAGATTGTcatatttatttacaatatttgttGTAAACGTGTGTTTCAGGACCCAGAAGTACAGAAACATGCCACTCAGATACTCAGGAAAATGCTGGAGCAGGAAGAAGCTGAGCTGCaggtacacactcacacttcaACAAATAACCCAGAACTGAAACCCTGCACGCTTCCTCCTGTTTATATACAAAGATCCCTCAGTTCAGCTGTGATATCTGATCTGATAACCAGACGTGACCAATTCACTTCACAGGACTTGATGGAGGAGCAGTCGAAGAACCCGTCGCCGTCACTGGAGGAGCGGATCGAAAGTGCCAAGAGGAGAGCTCACCAAGTCAGGGTGAAGATTCAGCAAGATCTGGTGAGAAGACGTCACTGTATCATCAATATTTTTAAGGCGCACTCAAAACTTTTTACTAGCATAGAGCACAGGAAATGATTTTCAAGTATTTCAGAGAGGTTTCTCTTAGACATCAGGCTGTGCAGTGATGAAGAACTCAAATAAAAGCATGTTTACAAATTTCATTCTGCGTTCTGTGTGGCCAGATAATTATAGCTTAGTGTGAGAAAAGGTGATGTTGGGGTTTACgatcatttacataatgtgttaAGAAAGCTCAAAGCTCTATTATTTTCGCATTGATGATGACATTCATAatttgcttttaaaaatgaccatttgccttttttttgtttctccagGAGGGAACGCGATCGGAGTCTGTCACGAGCTACGTCATAGCAGGAGAAGGTTTGTATCTCCTGATACGTTGCCTCTTTGATTAAATCTGTCAGTGCTTGATGATTCACATTTGATCTAAAGGTGCACTGTGGAACTTTTTGAACGACTGCTGAACTCTAGGACTTCTATATTCTTTGTGTTCTCACCCCACCATAACTCAAATATCCTAATGTTCTAATGTATATAGAGAAAACTGTAAACATGAGGCTTTAAAGTGCATCTAAATCTCATGTTAGCTCTTGGAAACCACCATTCATTGTATCAAGAGCTCTGTCTGTTTATAGGCCTGTAAAAAAGTTGCATATTGCACGTTTATTGCACCCCTCGATATCCTACATACTGTGATTTGAAAGTGAAACTCATAAGTGGTCGGCCCAAATTGATACAGCCCTTTGTGTCTTAAAGCCATATACACGCAAAATGTGTCATACGTCGTGTTGTAAATGGTTTTATAATTGGCGTCgatctcctctgtgctcctgcaggtCGACTGTCGATGGACTCAAGCGAAGGAGACATGGAGGTAAGCCGCACCATCTTGTGTTTTCACGAgatcgtctgtgtgtgtttgtgtatgagaCGATCCCACTCATCCCGTCCCctcgtcctccctccctcccttcctcctcctcctcctcctcctccttccccagGCCTTTGAGAGTCCCCACTCCTCCCCCTCATCCTCCTTCAGGACCCCCCAACACCGACGGCAGAActccgacacacacaccctgtctgACTTGGTGAGATGGACACACTCGCTTGCTTTCACGTCAAGGCCGTTGGCAGTAGCTCACATGTAGCGTAAACACAAGCGCCCATCTGCCGAGGTTATACTGAAAATACAGGAACGCTAACACACTTTTAGTTGCAAGGACGAGGTCTGAATCACCTGCTGCATACTTGTGGTGTTAATTCATTTACTTCTTTACCGTGTACTGtagctgttttttcctcttcatctattcctctctgtttctgtcttgcATCACTGTGTGTTCATAGCTGTTTTCAAATGTACGAGACAAGTAGAGACACTGAAGGCAATTTATCACCACAACCTTTCATTCGTCTCGTCACCAGACTCTAGTTtatgaataaaaacagcaaaaacagtgTTTGGATCTGCTTTCACAATCCCTCGAGTGTGCGTCCTCGTGCTTTCACTTCTTGAAATCTGCGTGTGTTCGTGCGTCTGTGTTCAAAGGGCGGAAAGGCCCAGATCATCGGCCCcgaggaagaggatgaagagaatGATGGCTACGCATTCAATGAGGTGAGATGTGGATCCAGCAGACGCTGGTTGATCTCCATCGGTACAAGTATTCACACAGTATGTCTCCGTCTTCCTCTCAGATGGACGGTCCGTTCCAGGACATCGAGTTGTTGAAGTCACGGCCGGCACACATGGCCGTGTTCATGAGATACGTCTTCACCCAGCTTCTAGACCCGAACCCGCTGGTCAGTCATTACGTCATGTGTTAACAAATGTTCTTTAAGTCTCTGAAGCTAGGTTTCCATGGAAATGTTGTGCAAATTTTAACAGTTTCCagaaaattttaaaaagaacatGTTGAAACATAGAAGTTTGTCTATAGCCAGTTTAAATCAACACACTCTTGCTTATACGGTTGTGGGGTTGCTTGGTCCTAATCACAGTAACATCTGTCTTCCACAGCTGTTTTACCTGACGGTGGAGGCCTACCTGGGCTCTAGTCCGAAAGACGCCCGAGCACTTGCACCTCAGATCTGCTCCCACTTCCTGGACCCAGATGCTGTACGTGCCAACATGCCTTCATGATTTTTTACTTCCATTTGTTTATCTTTTATATAACAGTGTTGGAAGCACTTGCACTTGGCGTTAAATGATAACCACTTCACTGAATACCATTTAACatgcaaaacatttaaatattaatgttctGCATCTGTTCTTATTACTGTAACATAAAAAcaatgctgtttcttttttcccttgTAGCCTCTGAAAATCAAAGTAAGAGAGGAGTATCTCACTGATATAGGTAAGACGACTAAAAGCCAGTTGAGTTGTGGGCTCACTCGGTTAATTCATATCTTCAAAGATTTGCAAGGTCTTCTTTCATATGACACTAAAAACAATCAGGTGGAAATTTTGATCTATGACTGATTAATTCAGTGGTAACAAGAAGCACATCACTATAATGAACATCAAGCCTTGAAAGTCATTTAATAGTCTTACATTTGATCCTCACAGTGTCATTTAACTGTTAGCAAAGAGTAGATTAAGGTAACTCACTTTAAAAACCATATTCGTCGAATGGTTCAACCCAACCACTGCATGGGACCACATGTATACTGCATACCTTTATACATACCTGCAATACTAGATTAAGAAAAGGATGATTGTCCTAAAAATCAGTAGATTTGGTCAAAATTCATCTCAGAAAGCTCTAATAAAAAGCATTAAATGAAAGTGTATAATATCTATAGATACTTGACATTCTGTTGTGTCCATCTTCCCTTCAGAAAATCGACTTCATGCTcaggaggacatcagaggacctctgtcagagctgcagcagcaggtgctgCCGGACATCCAGGACCAGATCCAGGACTACAGGTACATTATCTGAGATAATGTGTAACATCTCTGTTTAGGTAGAATaatgaccacaaagacacacacgtTTTGACAGAACCGCTGTATTAAAGGGTTCTCAATAACGTGTAAACGTGTGTTTCATAGGAACAAGCAGATGATGGGTCTCGGCTCTCTGTTTGGAGAAggagacctgcagcagctggatggAGACCCGGTGAAGGAGAAACAGGTggtggacagacaggtcacCGCCCTCTGGGAAATACTGTGAGTGTGTGCCTTCGTCAGATAAAGCTGTTGCATCACTAAAATTTGTAAAATTGCAACAAGGTTCCGGTTCACTGCGAGTTGATACGAGGTGATACAACTTCATCGATATGACGTCAAATTAGAGAGGATcatgctgtgtttctttgtttctttagaGCTTATTACATGTTTTATGTCCAAATGTATGACACAACTGCAAGTTccaaataaaatcacatttactGGTCTGCTTCAACATGTGGCACTGCTCCTGAAGCGAATATAATGACACCCACACTAAGACTGAAGGGACCGTGTTTGCCTAGCAACAGGGTCAGATGTTCAGTGCCCAATAAAATAGTTATTACAAAGCAACAGAAGGAGCTCATAACAAAGGTCATTACCACAGCGGCAAAACCTCCAAACCACATGACATTTACTTCTTTgactttatacacacacacacgggctgATTCCCGTCACATGACTGTCGCGCTTACCGTCTGTTTCTTGCATCGCCGTTTGAGAGAGTTAACCGCGTTTTTATGTCTCTCCTTGTGTTCCCGCTGCAGATCAAAGCACGAAGAGGacagaaggtaaaaaaaaaaaaaagaagcgacTTGTCTGCTCCGTCGGAGTGAAATACAATTTAACAGCAGCACGTCTGAGAGATCGAATGCTTCCTCAAcaccttttctttgtttgtcctccctctctctctctctccaccctctcGCTCAGTTCTCCTCTGGCGTCCGCCGTGCACCTCTACCTGCGTCACTCCGGCATCAAGCTGAGAGACTCCAAGGTGTTCCCCGGTCTGAGCACCGAGAAGGAGAAGTGGCTGGCTTTCTTAAAGACGAAAAAGGTAAGAGTGGCAGCTGCCCTCGCGTCGTTTCTCCTGTTGAAGGGAACACTGTGATGAAAATGTATCGTAATAGTGAATTAATGAAGAAGGAGCGGATGGAAGTCACGGTTCACGCATTGATTATATGACTTCCTGGATCCTCTCTCCACAGCTGAGTGGtatgaagaaagagaaagatggagaggacaAAAAGAGAAATCCCATCCTGAAGTACATCGGCAAACCCCGGAACACATCCCAGTCcagtaaatacacacacacacacacacacacacacacacacacacacacacacacacacacacacgcattcataCATAGAGTTTGTTGAGGTTCGTCGAGAGCTGACAGTATCGGtacactggcacacacacacacacacacacacacacacacgctaacaCAGACACGTGACACTGTCACTCGTTGTTTCTCTCACTCGATATTGATTTCTTTCTGCcctctgtttgcttttttattgttttacaggtttatttattgatttctgGATTTTTCGCTGTGTCCCGTTGTTCTGATTTCATTGTTTCTGTTTGGttcatttttttgattttgtagcATTCCATGTCCCGTTGTCACCCACCGAAggtatttattttcatatcattgcaattttttttttgttgcttttattcTTTGGTTAAATGTTGTTCCTTTCTCCAAACATACAAGTTGTTTTTCATAAATCGAGTGTAGTTTGAAGATTCCAGCTCTTTTCTTACACATCAGCCCTTTCtgctgattgtgtgtgtgtgtgtgtgtgtgtgtgtgtgtgtgtgtgtgtgtgtgtgtgtctgtgctgttttATCACACCGTGTAATCGTCTGTGTGTGCAGTCCGTCCCGGCAGTGTGAAGAACATCATTCAGCAGTTTGAGAATAACGGCGACTCcgtgggagaggagggaggagacgcTGCCGACGCCCAGAggctctcctccagcagcctgGGAGAAGACGGCATGGACAGGTACCCCTGAAATCCAACTGGAGTAGAAACTCAACATCAGCTTTCAAAGTCTTTGGCGCTTAATGATTTCATTCAATATCTTTTTCTGTCACGCAGCCCAACGGTCTCAGTGCGTCTGGCACGTAGCGAGTCGTTGAAGGCTCAGGGAGAAGGCCGTCGGCGGGGCGTCGTCTCGGGGACGGAGTCCGTCCCTCGCTCTCGTAGCGACGTGGACATGGAGGACTgcggggaggagagggaggggccgGGCCTCAGGCCGCTGCAGCACAGCGCCTCGTCGtccgcctccagcagctctgcacGGTAACGATTAGATGTCCTCTGATGACGTTTGATTCAATTCTTTAtgcaaacatgaatatttttgATACTGCACTTCAGGGTTCCTTGTTCTTtcagaatctttttttattaccaAGGTATTGTAACTGAAAATATCCCTAACTGAATGGACTGCTTTGAGTGTTGAGTGGTGAAATCCAACTTTACAAACAACAGAATGAGCTTCAAGGAATCAAACCCTCTCCCCCTTTTAATGAGCGCTTTACATCCTAAACACCCCGGACCTCAcgccatctctctctccactctctctcacactcaggTCTCTAGAGAACCCTACACCCCCATACACCCCTCGGTCTAGACGCAGGTGAGTTTCcgtgtcaccccccccccccagacgATTGATGACCAGTTTAACCAATTGTCTGACAGGagcttttaaataaagatgGCTGGCTTCTTTCCCACATGCAAAACTGAAGGTTTGGTGTACAtgaaagaaagtttttttttttataatagcCACGTTTGTGTtcaaaattgtttgtttttttaatccatccTGTCCCGTCCATCCCCCTATCTGTCCACGTTGGTCAATCTACCCGTGTTCATATGTGTGCTTGTGACCCTGCAGGAGTGTTGACTCGCCATTGGCGCTGCTGCCGGACGCCGCGtcgctggaggaggaggtcggCGACGGTCAGAACTGGCaggacacagttcctcctcagCTGCTCGCCACACTCAGTCCGAGGGAGGTGGACAGACAGGCCGTCATATACGGTAGGAGCCGATAACTAGTGTTTGTCGCTAATAATAGGTCACAGGTATCTCGCGGTCGCTCACTGATGTTCATTACCCGCGTTCGCTCCTCCGTCATCAGAGCTGTTCACCACCGAGGCGTCTCACCTGCGGACCTTGAGGGTCCTGGACCAGGTCTTTTTCCAGAAGATGAGGTCGGTGCTGAACCACGATGAGCTGACCTGCATCTTCCCAAAGCTGCCCGAGGTCTACGAACTCCACGGTcagtctgtgtgctttttttctgtgagagagagtgtgtgtgtgtgtgtgtgtgcgtgtcaggGTTGTTAATATGCTGTTCTTTACACCGTAATTGCAGGTAAAGATGAATGTTTTTGAATGCAAAGGAAAGCAATGTCAATGAATATTATTTAAGGCtgttttcaaatcaaacatgaagcTATAAGAACACAGCAGATGAACACTACAGGTGACTTGGATAACTGTTTCTGTTTGCACATTAAATTGAGTTGTACTTTGAGTCAACACATATTCAGGCCTCTCTTCTGCCAGGCAAATAATAATTAGTGAAGCACATACCAGGCGAAGGTCGTAACTGTTGAATGCAATCTCAGTCTGAGTCAATATGTGCTCCGGGCTTTAATTTAGAACATGGAAGTATATGGTGTTAAATAGTTGCCACACTCGaatagcaatttttttttttctaccataTGATTCTCTGGATCAATGGATTCAGTTATTGCTACTGTTTGAAATCATTTGTATTTGTCGGCCTTCATGTTGCAGCGAGCCTGTGCGAGGCGATGAAGAAGCGACGAGAAACTCCCATCGTTCAGGACATCGGGGATGTCATGCTGGCCAGGGTGAGTGAGATAATCGCCGACATAGTTTTGTCTCCGTTTCCATCATCTGATTTCTGCTGTAATTTGTGAGGCGTTTGCTGAATGTAGTGTGTTTAACAGCAGTGTGCATTTCTTAGTTTGAAGGTGCAGCCGGTGAGGAGTTTCAGGAACAGGCGTCCCAGCTGTGCAGCCAGCAGTCTCAGGCCCTGGAGCTCATCAAGAACAAGCAACGCAAAGACCCTCGCTTCGCTCACATCATCCAGGTActcacacgcatacacacacaagcactcacACTTGTGGATGTATTAGCACTTGTCGCCTTTACGTGCTCACTTGTGTCACGTTTGTTCAGGAGTGCGAAGCTAGTCCTCACTGTCGGAGGCTGCAGCTCAAAGACCTGCTGGTGTCAGAGATGCAGCGACTCACCAAGTACCCGCTGCTGCTGGACAACAtcatcaaacacacagagggtGAGGAGTCGTGGAGATCGTGTGAACACGAGgcaatgtgccaaaaaaaagaaagcaatttTTTAAgatgttgtttctttattttctcattcaGCCGGTACGTCGGACCTCCCCTCGCTCCAGCGCGCCCAGGCGTGCTGCCGAGGGATACTGCAGGCCGTCAACGAAGTCGTCAGGGAAACAGAACACCGGCAACGCCTCAGCCAATACCAACGCAGGCTGGACGCTGCCCCTCAATTCAAGGTAGTCGAAAGCTTTTTTTCTGGTGactctttttcttccttgttCGCTTTGCTCATAATGTAATGAAAGCTACAGAACCATGTTAAACACAGGCTTTTCCTTCTCTCACAGAATCTGGACTTGTCCACTAAGAGAATGATTCATGAAGGTCCTCTCACGTGGAAAGTCAACAAAGATAAGCAGATAGGTCAGTACCTGATCTCAGGACACATCAGAATTATTATAGTTTCgtctttttctttagtttttaaatTTAGGTTTCAATTGAATTTAGTTTCCATTTTCTCCTTTCAGTTgagttttcattgtttttaaaggTCTTTAGCTTACCAACAAGTTCAGAAAATGCATTAATCACATCATGTAGACAATAACGGGTTTTTAATGGATGACGTGTTGTCTATGAAATAACTGAGATAAACAAGGTTTTGTcattttaagtacatttttgccacTGATATATTGATAATAATGTTAGTACACTCTGTCGAAGAGCAATGATCTTTAAATTAGAATGTGGAAAAAATATAGATATCttgacaaataaataattctTACTTTTTTCACACCTAGTTTTTGGTTTTCGTTAAGTTTCTGTTCACTATAATGATGCTGGATCATCTACTGTGCAATCAGTTTGGTTTGGTACCCCTTTTAACCTCGCCTCTCCGTTTCCCTCCGTCAGAGATTCAAGCGCTGCTGCTGTCGGACTGCTTGGTCCTTCTGCAGAGGGGCCCCGACGACCGGCTGCAGCTCAGATATCCATCCCGCTGGCTGGGTGGAGGCGGCGGAGGAGGCGGGGACAGCAAGACCTCCTTCAGCCCTCTGGTGAAGCTGGACTCGCTGCTGGTCCGCTCAGTAGCTACAGGTAATACTGCGGttacctttttaaataaagcagatttttaaaaacgtAGCTCTTTTTGTGGCGCTGATCTTGTGATTTCACTCCAGACAACAAAGCCCTCTACATCATCAGCACCACAGAGAGGCAGATCTACGAGCTGGTGGCCGGGTCGTCATCCGAGAAAAACACGTAAGCTCTTTTCTAAAACTGGGACAGTTTCCACCTCTCAGCGTTTGTAAGTGTTGTAGGTTTTGAAATTTGCTTGACTTTGAATATAATTCTTAAAAAATGCTTCATTTTCAGCACATTCTGGTGTTTTATCTACACAATCACTCATATAAActagaatttaatttaatttatttgtacATTGATTTATACATTGATTGCTGTGGCTATATGGGAATTCAGTAGACTTTATTTTTGCAgttgcatttttaaaactttagaTGTGATGATAAAGACTTCAGCAGTTGGGACATTTTTGGTTTAGTTTTAAAAGTGCTTGAACCTTACTGTTTACCCTGAACTCAGTCACTCGATGAGATTTCTGCTCTTCAAACAGCTGACTGttgattttttgtttcacaGCTGGAAAGATTTACTTGAAAAGACCATCTCGTCGGCAGGTGGCTCATCACCCCTGATCAATCACGGATCCATGCCTATATCGTTAGTAAATCTTTTGTCTATGAATAAAAGAATGATGGAATTTGTTAACATTGAAGACATGTTGTGTATTATACTATTACATGTCTTTTcatttgcttcttttcttctttttaaacgTTTATTTTAGTCACCTTGCATATGCttaatgtgtgttgtgtgtgtattatttGTAGGTCGCCCAGTCTACGCAGTGCGTCTCCAGTGTCAACTGGCAGTAATACATATGCAGGTAATAATCATTATAATGTCCAGAATCTACTAATTTAACCCTATTCTATTTTGTTTGACAAATATTTGACAATCTTACTGGCTGTGGCAAAACAAAGGctttgatttttattatttatttttttttacccttcaACTGTTCCAAATCTTCCAGATAACTCGTTGACGGAGCAGTCGGACTCCATGGAGACTCATTCCTCCAACGACGACATTGTGCTCTCAGCCAACTCTCCTTCGGACCAATcggaaagaaaagcagcaggcGTGGCAGAGGCCGCGTTACAAGACGGTGAGAAGGAACCACAAACTGTTGAATTTTATACTTGGTGTCAATACTTTCGATCAAGGAGCATACATTAACCATTATCTaacttattttatcttattttgtctttttgtattttatcttGGTGTAAGTTTATACAATCTTTTAACCGTAACCGGCctaatcttttttcattttgttgttttcatgcctCCACAGTTGAAACACTGAGGCAGCTCATATTGAGGGACTTGGAAGAAGATGGTTGGAGCCACGATTCAGACGACACGCCCACTAATGAGACGGCCAATGAGAGGAGCTCGTTCACCGAAAGACAACAGCATGAGCCTCTGGAGACGGGCCCCAACTTCAGCGCCGACGAATGGGAGGCAGAGCCTGAGGAGGTCCTGCCACCTGAAGCTGAGCGGCCCAGTGTCCAGGTCGTGAGGAAAGGTAACGGATCAGATTAAGAAAAGCTTTTAAATAGTCCTCTTTGACTCTTCAGCAGGGCTGGCTGGTCACTCTGAGGTCATGCAATTCTCAAATGCAAATTTTAAAGTAATCAAGCATAACGCCGTTTCACTGGAGGTGAGTATTTGGTGTGATTGGTTGAACTTGGAGTGAATTCAGCTCACCGTGCTCACTGTTTTTGGATTTCATCTGGGTGTCTTTGATGGCTGACTTTTCTTTGCATGTTTTTCTACACTCGGTGaagcattattttgttttcttagactttttctcctcttcttttgtcTGCTTGCTCCTCACAACACGACGACACACTGATCCACATCTCC containing:
- the arhgef11 gene encoding rho guanine nucleotide exchange factor 11 isoform X6 encodes the protein MSLRQPTSTLDSPFAAWLSSLTIGDSERKSSATQQREPTADIHAETTGPGLVQRCVVVQKDQLGFGFTVCGERVKLVQNVRPGGAAVKAGVQEGDRIIKVNGSLVSSMSHQEVVKLIKSGTYVALTLQGPPPSTAALPLEPLPTDISPNQRTSLGGEAPPPPPPPLPSGLSSTPSQRITGPKPLQDPEVQKHATQILRKMLEQEEAELQDLMEEQSKNPSPSLEERIESAKRRAHQVRVKIQQDLEGTRSESVTSYVIAGEGRLSMDSSEGDMEAFESPHSSPSSSFRTPQHRRQNSDTHTLSDLGGKAQIIGPEEEDEENDGYAFNEMDGPFQDIELLKSRPAHMAVFMRYVFTQLLDPNPLLFYLTVEAYLGSSPKDARALAPQICSHFLDPDAPLKIKVREEYLTDIENRLHAQEDIRGPLSELQQQVLPDIQDQIQDYRNKQMMGLGSLFGEGDLQQLDGDPVKEKQVVDRQVTALWEILSKHEEDRSSPLASAVHLYLRHSGIKLRDSKVFPGLSTEKEKWLAFLKTKKLSGMKKEKDGEDKKRNPILKYIGKPRNTSQSTFHVPLSPTEVRPGSVKNIIQQFENNGDSVGEEGGDAADAQRLSSSSLGEDGMDSPTVSVRLARSESLKAQGEGRRRGVVSGTESVPRSRSDVDMEDCGEEREGPGLRPLQHSASSSASSSSARSLENPTPPYTPRSRRRSVDSPLALLPDAASLEEEVGDGQNWQDTVPPQLLATLSPREVDRQAVIYELFTTEASHLRTLRVLDQVFFQKMRSVLNHDELTCIFPKLPEVYELHASLCEAMKKRRETPIVQDIGDVMLARFEGAAGEEFQEQASQLCSQQSQALELIKNKQRKDPRFAHIIQECEASPHCRRLQLKDLLVSEMQRLTKYPLLLDNIIKHTEAGTSDLPSLQRAQACCRGILQAVNEVVRETEHRQRLSQYQRRLDAAPQFKNLDLSTKRMIHEGPLTWKVNKDKQIEIQALLLSDCLVLLQRGPDDRLQLRYPSRWLGGGGGGGGDSKTSFSPLVKLDSLLVRSVATDNKALYIISTTERQIYELVAGSSSEKNTWKDLLEKTISSAGGSSPLINHGSMPISSPSLRSASPVSTGSNTYADNSLTEQSDSMETHSSNDDIVLSANSPSDQSERKAAGVAEAALQDVETLRQLILRDLEEDGWSHDSDDTPTNETANERSSFTERQQHEPLETGPNFSADEWEAEPEEVLPPEAERPSVQVVRKGNTFYLVMPTEQGESFTDDPNDPPTPTASHFPQPLEEVMSTQTKPDGDALACAPEPDQLVAMQLEEEVEETGQLQVGNQSHVIKNVDEIFHTIEGLMSKLRKLKEIEKAHHKLLKTLREPSVNQESEDQRCPSATVSRTPSLDRGSGDGKEGSPAEPKIQSTGF
- the arhgef11 gene encoding rho guanine nucleotide exchange factor 11 isoform X5; translated protein: MSLRQPTSTLDSPFAAWLSSLTIGDSERKSSATQQREPTADIHAETTGPGLVQRCVVVQKDQLGFGFTVCGERVKLVQNVRPGGAAVKAGVQEGDRIIKVNGSLVSSMSHQEVVKLIKSGTYVALTLQGPPPSTAALPLEPLPTDISPNQRTSLGGEAPPPPPPPLPSGLSSTPSQRITGPKPLQDPEVQKHATQILRKMLEQEEAELQDLMEEQSKNPSPSLEERIESAKRRAHQVRVKIQQDLEGTRSESVTSYVIAGEGRLSMDSSEGDMEGGKAQIIGPEEEDEENDGYAFNEMDGPFQDIELLKSRPAHMAVFMRYVFTQLLDPNPLLFYLTVEAYLGSSPKDARALAPQICSHFLDPDAPLKIKVREEYLTDIENRLHAQEDIRGPLSELQQQVLPDIQDQIQDYRNKQMMGLGSLFGEGDLQQLDGDPVKEKQVVDRQVTALWEILSKHEEDRSSPLASAVHLYLRHSGIKLRDSKVFPGLSTEKEKWLAFLKTKKLSGMKKEKDGEDKKRNPILKYIGKPRNTSQSTFHVPLSPTEVRPGSVKNIIQQFENNGDSVGEEGGDAADAQRLSSSSLGEDGMDSPTVSVRLARSESLKAQGEGRRRGVVSGTESVPRSRSDVDMEDCGEEREGPGLRPLQHSASSSASSSSARSLENPTPPYTPRSRRRSVDSPLALLPDAASLEEEVGDGQNWQDTVPPQLLATLSPREVDRQAVIYELFTTEASHLRTLRVLDQVFFQKMRSVLNHDELTCIFPKLPEVYELHASLCEAMKKRRETPIVQDIGDVMLARFEGAAGEEFQEQASQLCSQQSQALELIKNKQRKDPRFAHIIQECEASPHCRRLQLKDLLVSEMQRLTKYPLLLDNIIKHTEAGTSDLPSLQRAQACCRGILQAVNEVVRETEHRQRLSQYQRRLDAAPQFKNLDLSTKRMIHEGPLTWKVNKDKQIEIQALLLSDCLVLLQRGPDDRLQLRYPSRWLGGGGGGGGDSKTSFSPLVKLDSLLVRSVATDNKALYIISTTERQIYELVAGSSSEKNTWKDLLEKTISSAGGSSPLINHGSMPISSPSLRSASPVSTGSNTYADNSLTEQSDSMETHSSNDDIVLSANSPSDQSERKAAGVAEAALQDVETLRQLILRDLEEDGWSHDSDDTPTNETANERSSFTERQQHEPLETGPNFSADEWEAEPEEVLPPEAERPSVQVVRKAVVAGPSSSSSVPDDITDDVTLPSDQSSKPRGKATEQGNTFYLVMPTEQGESFTDDPNDPPTPTASHFPQPLEEVMSTQTKPDGDALACAPEPDQLVAMQLEEEVEETGQLQVGNQSHVIKNVDEIFHTIEGLMSKLRKLKEIEKAHHKLLKTLREPSVNQESEDQRCPSATVSRTPSLDRGSGDGKEGSPAEPKIQSTGF
- the arhgef11 gene encoding rho guanine nucleotide exchange factor 11 isoform X4; this encodes MSLRQPTSTLDSPFAAWLSSLTIGDSERKSSATQQREPTADIHAETTGPGLVQRCVVVQKDQLGFGFTVCGERVKLVQNVRPGGAAVKAGVQEGDRIIKVNGSLVSSMSHQEVVKLIKSGTYVALTLQGPPPSTAALPLEPLPTDISPNQRTSLGGEAPPPPPPPLPSGLSSTPSQRITGPKPLQDPEVQKHATQILRKMLEQEEAELQDLMEEQSKNPSPSLEERIESAKRRAHQVRVKIQQDLEGTRSESVTSYVIAGEGRLSMDSSEGDMEAFESPHSSPSSSFRTPQHRRQNSDTHTLSDLGGKAQIIGPEEEDEENDGYAFNEMDGPFQDIELLKSRPAHMAVFMRYVFTQLLDPNPLLFYLTVEAYLGSSPKDARALAPQICSHFLDPDAPLKIKVREEYLTDIENRLHAQEDIRGPLSELQQQVLPDIQDQIQDYRNKQMMGLGSLFGEGDLQQLDGDPVKEKQVVDRQVTALWEILSKHEEDRSSPLASAVHLYLRHSGIKLRDSKVFPGLSTEKEKWLAFLKTKKLSGMKKEKDGEDKKRNPILKYIGKPRNTSQSTFHVPLSPTEVRPGSVKNIIQQFENNGDSVGEEGGDAADAQRLSSSSLGEDGMDSPTVSVRLARSESLKAQGEGRRRGVVSGTESVPRSRSDVDMEDCGEEREGPGLRPLQHSASSSASSSSARSVDSPLALLPDAASLEEEVGDGQNWQDTVPPQLLATLSPREVDRQAVIYELFTTEASHLRTLRVLDQVFFQKMRSVLNHDELTCIFPKLPEVYELHASLCEAMKKRRETPIVQDIGDVMLARFEGAAGEEFQEQASQLCSQQSQALELIKNKQRKDPRFAHIIQECEASPHCRRLQLKDLLVSEMQRLTKYPLLLDNIIKHTEAGTSDLPSLQRAQACCRGILQAVNEVVRETEHRQRLSQYQRRLDAAPQFKNLDLSTKRMIHEGPLTWKVNKDKQIEIQALLLSDCLVLLQRGPDDRLQLRYPSRWLGGGGGGGGDSKTSFSPLVKLDSLLVRSVATDNKALYIISTTERQIYELVAGSSSEKNTWKDLLEKTISSAGGSSPLINHGSMPISSPSLRSASPVSTGSNTYADNSLTEQSDSMETHSSNDDIVLSANSPSDQSERKAAGVAEAALQDVETLRQLILRDLEEDGWSHDSDDTPTNETANERSSFTERQQHEPLETGPNFSADEWEAEPEEVLPPEAERPSVQVVRKAVVAGPSSSSSVPDDITDDVTLPSDQSSKPRGKATEQGNTFYLVMPTEQGESFTDDPNDPPTPTASHFPQPLEEVMSTQTKPDGDALACAPEPDQLVAMQLEEEVEETGQLQVGNQSHVIKNVDEIFHTIEGLMSKLRKLKEIEKAHHKLLKTLREPSVNQESEDQRCPSATVSRTPSLDRGSGDGKEGSPAEPKIQSTGF